TCCTTGGCCATGCCGTGCTTGCTCGCGCAGTCGATGACGAGGGCCTCGACGCCGGTCAGCTCGAAGTAGCCGAGCACCGCGATGTGCCCGTCGCCGCGGTGCTCGCGCAGCATGGTCGCCGCGTGCCACAGGGCGATGTGCGGGGTTTCGGGCTGTTCGAGGGCGGCGTTGGCGGCGTACAGGGGGCGGCCGGGGAAGGCACAGCCGGCAGCCGCCTCGGCGGCGAGCTTCGCCGCATGGGCCAGCTCCGGCGACTCCACGGTGTCGGCGCCGAGGAGTCGTTCGAGCGCGGTGCCGGCGGCGGACTGGCGTGCGAGGACGGCGCGTTCGGGCGACACCTGGTCCCAGAGCGCGGGAACGCGCTGCGCGATGTAGCCGGGGGCGAACGCGTTGAAGACCGCGGTCACGACCGGTGCGTCCACCCGGCCGAGCGGCGAGGCGCGGCTGGCGAGGTAGATGCTCGACGGGTCGGTGACGTCGAACTGCGCGAGTTCGTTCCCCAGGTCCGCGGTGAAGTAGGGGATCGAATGCAGTGCATTGATTGCCTGCGCGCAGCGTCGCGCATATGAAGTCATAGTGCCCTCAAGGAACGTCGGGGAGCGGGTCCGGAGAGAAACTCCGGCGGCCTCCCGTCGCGAAATTGGTTGCGTCCAAGATCCGGGGGGATGACGAGGAGTCTCTTCGGCGGCGCGACGCCGGGCAAGCAGGTCGGCGAAAGAATGTCATGACGCGAGGGGAACGTCAGGGGAATGAACCCATTGGAGTTGATCTCCGACGGCGACCGTGGGAAGGGTGGCTCGAAATGTCGAACGTGAGAAGAATCGAGCCGTCGTGCGCAAGGTACTCATCGCCAACCGTGGCGAAATCGCTGTCCGCGTTGCTCGGGCCTGCCGGGACGCCGGGATCGCGAGCGTAGCCGTCTACGCCGATCCGGACCGGGACGCTCTGCACGTCCGCGCGGCCGACGAAGCGTTCGCATTGGGCGGTGACACCCCGGCCGCGAGCTACCTGGACATCTCCAAGGTCCTCCAGGCCGCCGCCGACTCCGGTGCGGACGCCATCCACCCCGGATACGGATTCCTGTCGGAGAACGCCGAATTCGCCCAGGCCGTCATCGACGCCGGCCTGACCTGGATCGGCCCGCCCCCACAGGCCATCCGCGACCTCGGCGACAAAGTCGCCGCCCGCCACATCGCGCTGCGCGCCGGCGCACCCCTGGTCGCCGGCACCCCCGACCCCGTCTCCGGGGCCGACGAGGTCGTCACGTTCGCCAAGGAACACGGCCTGCCCATCGCCATCAAGGCGGCCTTCGGCGGCGGCGGCCGCGGCCTCAAGGTCGCCCGCACCCTCGAAGAAGTACCCGAACTCTACGACTCCGCCGTCCGCGAGGCCGTCGCCGCCTTCGGCCGCGGCGAATGCTTCGTCGAGCAGTACCTCGACAAGCCCCGCCACGTCGAAACCCAGTGCCTGGCCGACTCCCACGGCAACGTGGTCGTCGTCTCCACGCGTGACTGCTCGCTGCAGCGCCGCCACCAGAAGCTGGTCGAAGAGGCCCCCGCCCCGTACCTGAACGAGGCCCAGAACGCCGAGCTGTACGCCGCGTCCAAGGCCATCCTGAAGGAAGCCGGCTACGTCGGCGCCGGCACCGTCGAGTTCCTCGTCTCCGCCGACGGCCTCATCTCCTTCCTCGAGGTCAACACCCGCCTCCAGGTCGAACACCCGGTCACCGAAGAAGTCGCCGGCATCGACCTGGTCCGCGAAATGTTCCGCATCGCCGACGGCGAGGAACTCGGCTACGGCGACCCCGTCCTGCGCGGCCACTCCATCGAGTTCCGCATCAACGGCGAAGACCCCGGCCGCGGCTTCCTGCCCGCCCCCGGCACCGTCACCAAGTTCAACGGCCCCTCCGGCCCCGGCGTCCGCCTCGACGCGGGCGTCGAGACCGGCTCCGTCATCGGCCCCGCCTGGGACTCCCTCCTCGCGAAGCTGATCATCACCGGCGCCACCCGCGAACAGGCCCTCCAGCGCGCCGCCCGCGCCCTCGCCGAGTTCGAGATCGAAGGCATGGCCACCGCCATCCCCTTCCACCGCGCCGTCGTCACCGACCCCGCATTCGCACCCGCCGAGGGCCCCTTCACGGTCCACACCCGGTGGATCGAGACCGAGTTCGTCAACGAAATCCCCGCGTTCGCGGCCCCGGCCGTGGACGACACCGAAGACGACATCGAGGACGAGCCCGGCCGCGAAACGGTCGTCGTCGAGGTCGGCGGCAAGCGCCTGGAGGTCTCCCTCCCCTCGTCCCTCGGCATGACCCTGGCCCGCACCGCCGCCGCAGGCGGCGCGAAGCCCAAGCGCCGCGCGGCCAAGAAGTCCGGCCCCGCCGCCTCCGGCGACACCCTCGCCTCCCCCATGCAGGGCACGATCGTCAAGGTCGCGGTCGAGGAAGGCCAGCGCGTCGAGGAAGGCGAGCTCATCGTCGTCCTCGAAGCCATGAAGATGGAACAGCCGCTCAACGCACACCGCTCCGGCACCATCGTCGGCCTCACCGCCGAAGTCGGCGCATCCCTCACCTCCGGCGCCACCATCTGCGAGATCAAGAACTGACGGATTCAGCCGCATCGGGGCAGGGGTAGCGGCATCTCTCCTTTAGCTTCTCTCTAGGAAACCCAAATCGCTGCTGGATAACCAGCCAACCCGTGACGAAATATCACCGGGGTTTGAATTGGGCTCCATTATGGACGCTTCTTTTGTTGCGGAGACTCCTTAACAGCTTCCGCTGAAAGGAACCCTGAGATGCTCGAGGAGAGGTACATGGACGCTGCCGTGATTGTCGTGGGCGCGGGACCGGCCGGCCTGACGCTTGCCGGTGAGCTGCGGCTCGCGGGAGTCGAGGTCATCGTCCTGGAGCGCCTCGCCCAGCGCACCGGCGAGTCCCGCGGCCTCGGGTTCACAGCCCGCACCATGGAGATGTTCGACCAGCGCGGCATCCTGCCCCGCTTCGGTGACGTCGAGACCAGCAACCAGGGGCACTTCGGCGGGATTCCCGTCGACTTCGCGGTGCTGGAAGGGGCCCTGCAGGCCGCCAAGACGGTGCCGCAGTCGGTGACCGAGACGCACCTGGAGGCGTGGGCCGTCAGCCTCGGCGCCGATCTGCGGCGCGGGCACGAGGTGCTGTCGATCGACGACGACGGCGACGGCGTCTCCGTGGCCGTACGCGGCCCCGAGGGCGAGCAGACCCTGCGCGCCTCCTACCTGGTGGGTTGCGACGGTGGGCGCAGCACGGTGCGCAAGGCGGTCGGCTTCGACTTCCCCGGCACCCCCGCCACGATGGAGATGTTCCTCGCCGACCTGAAGGGCATCGAGCTGGAGCCCCGCATGATCGGGGAGACACTGCCCGGCGGCATGGTGATGGTTGGTCCGCTGCCCGACGGGATCACCCGGATCATCGTGTGCGAGCGCGGCACCCCGCCGCAGCGCCGGACCGGCCCGCCGCAGTGGCAGGAGGTCGCGGACGCCTGGAAGCGGCTGACCGGCGATGACATCTCGCACGCCGAGCCGGTGTGGGTGAGCTCCTTCGGCGACGCCACGCGGCAGGTGACCGAGTACCGGCGCGGCCGGGTGCTGCTGGCGGGCGACTCCGCGCACATCCACCTGCCGGCCGGCGGGCAGGGTATGAACACGAGCATCCAGGACTCGGTGAACCTGGGCTGGAAGCTCGCCGCCGTGGTCAACGGCTGGGCGCCGCAGGGCCTGCTGGACACGTACCACTCCGAGCGGCACGCGGTCGGCAAGCGACTGCTGATGAACACCCGGGCCCAGGGCCTGCTGTTCCTCAGCGGCCCGGAGGTACAGCCGCTGCGCGACGTGCTGCGCGAGCTGACCGGCTACGAGGACGTCGCCAAGCACCTCGCCGCCATGGTGAGCGGTCTGGAGATCTCCTACGACGTCGGCTCCGGCAGCCACCCGCTGCTCGGCAAGCGCATGCCGCAGGTGGAGCTGACCATCGGTCAGCGCCAGAAGCCGGTCAGGGAGTTGCTGCACTCGGCTCGCGGCGTGCTGCTGGACTTCGAGGACAACGCGCGGCTGCGCGCCCGTGCGGCCGGATGGGCCGACCGCGTCGACATCGTCACCGCCGAGCCGGGCGAGCTGACCGGGGCGAGCGGCCTGCGCGGGACCTCCGCCGTGCTGATCCGCCCCGACGGCTACGTGGCCTGGGCCGCGCCCGGCAGCCACCACGACCTGCCGATGGCCCTGGAGCGCTGGTTCGGCAAGCCCCTGGCGGTCTGAGGACCGTCCGCCCGCGCAGATGCAGTCAGACCAGCAAGCGAACTGGAGGCACCACAGTCATGGCCACTACTCAAGCAACGATCGCGCGGCCCACGGCCGGTCCGGCCGAGGAGCGCCGGGCCGTCGTCGCGGCGGCCCGTACCGTCTTCGCCCGTGAGGGCTGGACGCACACCACCGTCGAGATCGTGGCGGAGGAGGCCGGGCTGGAGCCGGGCGCGGTCGAGCACTTCTTCAAGGACAAGGAGCAGCTGCTGCTCTCGGTCCTGCTCGACAGCGCCGCCTCCGTCGCCGCCGCACTGACGGTGATCGCCGAGGACCACCTCGGCGAGGTGAGCGACCTGGAGCAGGACCTGACCGCACTGGGGCGGGCGTGGCTGTCGCCGCTCGCCGACTTCCCCGAGCACTTCGCCATCGTCCGGCACCTGGGCGCCGAGATCACCCGGCTGCCGGGCGGAGTACTGGAGATGTGGCAGACCTCCGGTCCTCGGCAGGCGCAGCGCGAGCTCGCGCGCCGGCTGGAGCGCCTCGGCGACGCCGGTCTGCTCGACATCCCCGACAGCGGCCACGCTGCCGGCCGTTTCATCCAGCTGGTCGCGGGCGGCGCCGTCCAGGCCTCGTTCCACGGCGCGCTGCCACTGCCGGACTTCGAGACCGACGCGCTCATCACGTCCGGTGTCGCGGACTTCATCCGCCTGTTCAGCCCCGCAGCCACGCGCTGACCCGCTGGCCTGCTGACCCACGGAAGAGAGAAGACATGCACAGCACCCTGATCGTGGCCCGGATGGACGTGGAGTCCAGCGTCGAGGTCGCCAAGCTCTTCGGGGAGTTCGACCAGAGCGAGATGCCGCACCGCATGGGTACCCGGCGCCGCCAGCTGTTCTCGTACAACGGCCTGTACTTCCACCTCCAGGACTTCGACACCGACAACGGCGGCGAGCTGATCGAGGAAGCGAAGACGGATCCCCGCTTCGTGCAGATCAGCCAGGACCTGAAGCCGTTCATCGAGGCGTACGACCCGCTGACCTGGCGGTCCCCGGCCGATGCGATGGCCACCCGCTTCTACGACTGGACGGCTTCGAAGTGAAGCCGTCTCACGACGACATGATGGGAGGCGACCACTCGTGGGCCGCCGTGTAGTGATCACCGGTGTCGGTGTGCTGGCACCGGGAGGCATCGGTGCCAAGAACTTCTGGAGTCTGCTGAGCGAAGGCCGCACAGCGACCCGTGGCATCACCTTCTTCGACCCCTCCTCCTTCCGCTCCCGGATCGCGGCCGAGGTCGACTTCGACCCGGAGCTGCACGGGCTGACGCCCCAGGAGATCCGCCGCATGGACCGCGCCGCGCAGTTCGGCGTGGTCACCGCCCGCGAGGCGCTCGCGGACAGCGGCCTGGACCTGGCGGGCTTCGACCCGCACCGCACCGGTGTCACCATCGGCAGCGCGGTCGGCGCGACCACCGCGCTCGACAACGAGTACCGCGTGGTCAGCAACGACGGCCGGCTCGACCTGGTCGACCACACGTACGCGCCGCAGCACCTGTACAACCACTTCGTGCCGAGCTCCTTCTCGGCGGAGGTGGCCTGGGCGGTCGGCGCCGAGGGTCCGGCCACGGTGGTCTCCACCGGCTGCACCTCGGGCCTGGACTCGGTCGGCCACGCCGTCGAGCTGATCCGCGAGGGCACGGCCGACGTGATGATCGCCGGTGCGACGGACGCGCCGATCTCGCCGATCACCATGGCCTGCTTCGACGCGATCAAGGCGACGACCCCGCGCAACGACGACCCCGAGCACGCCTCGCGGCCGTTCGACAGCACCCGCAACGGCTTCGTGCTGGGCGAGGGCTCCGCGGTGTTCGTGCTGGAGGAGCTGGAGAACGCGAAGAAGCGCGGTGCGCACATCTACGCGGAGATCGCCGGCTACGCCTCGCGCTGCAACGCCTTCCACATGACGGGCCTGCGTCCCGACGGCCGCGAGATGGCCGAGGCGATCCGGGTGGCGCTGGAGGAGTCGCGGATGAACCCCGAGCAGATCGACTACATCAACGCGCACGGCTCGGGCACCAAGCAGAACGACCGGCACGAGACCGCCGCGTTCAAGCTGAGCCTCGGCGACCACGCGTACCGCACCCCGGTCAGCTCCATCAAGTCGATGGTGGGCCACTCGCTGGGTGCCATCGGTTCGATCGAGATCGCCGCCTCGGTGCTGGCGATGGAGCACAACGTGGTGCCGCCCACCGCGAACCTGCACACCCCGGACCCGGAGTGCGACCTCGACTACGTCCCGCTGGTCGCCCGCGACCATCGCACGGACGCGGTCCTGACGGTCGGCAGCGGTTTCGGCGGGTTCCAGAGCGCGATGGTGCTGGCCCGTCCTGAGAGGAGCGCGTCATGAGCGCCAAGGCAGTGATCACCGGCATCGGCATCGCCAGCCCCAACGGGCTGGGCGTCGACGACTTCTGGGCGGCGACCCGCGTCGGCAAGAACGCCATCGACCGGATCACCCACTTCGACCCGTCGCCGTACCCGTCGAAGCTGGCCGGCGAGATCCGCGAGTTCGCGGCCGAGGAGCACCTGCCGAGCCGGCTGATCCCGCAGACCGACCGGATGACCCGCCTCGCGCTGGTCGCCGCGGACTGCGCCTTCGAGGACGCCGGCGTCAAGCCGGGCGACATCCCCGAGTACGAGATGGGTGTCGTGACCGCCTCCACCTCGGGCGGCTTCGAGTTCGGCCAGAACGAGCTGAAGAAGCTGTGGAGCCAGGGCAGCCAGTACGTCTCGGCGTACCAGTCCTTCGCCTGGTTCTACGCCGTCAACAGCGGCCAGATCTCGATCCGCAACGGGATGCGCGGCCCCTCCGGTGTGGTCGTCTCCGACCACGCGGGCGGCCTGGACGCCATCGCGCAGGCGCGGCGGCAGATCCGCAAGGGCAGCAAGCTGATCTTCTCCGGCGGCTTCGACGCGTCGATCTGCCCGTGGGGCTGGGTCGCACAGATCGCCGGCGGCCGGCTCTCCACCAGCGAGGAGCCGGAACGCGCGTACCTGCCCTTCGACCGGGCGGCCAACGGCTACGTGCCGGGCGAGGGCGGTGCGCTGCTGATCCTGGAGGACGAGAGGACGGCGCGCGCCCGCGGTGCGCAGAACATCTACGGCGAGATCGCCGGGTACGGGTCGAC
This genomic window from Streptomyces sp. NBC_01351 contains:
- a CDS encoding ketosynthase chain-length factor; its protein translation is MSAKAVITGIGIASPNGLGVDDFWAATRVGKNAIDRITHFDPSPYPSKLAGEIREFAAEEHLPSRLIPQTDRMTRLALVAADCAFEDAGVKPGDIPEYEMGVVTASTSGGFEFGQNELKKLWSQGSQYVSAYQSFAWFYAVNSGQISIRNGMRGPSGVVVSDHAGGLDAIAQARRQIRKGSKLIFSGGFDASICPWGWVAQIAGGRLSTSEEPERAYLPFDRAANGYVPGEGGALLILEDERTARARGAQNIYGEIAGYGSTFDPKPGSGREPGLRRAIEVALTDAGAEPGDVDVVFADAAGTPRLDREEADAITAVFGPRGVPVTAPKTMIGRLYSGSAPVDVVSAVLAMREGVIPPTTNVELSPEYALDLVTGQARTASLRSALVLARGVGGFNSAVLVRAPR
- a CDS encoding beta-ketoacyl-[acyl-carrier-protein] synthase family protein yields the protein MGRRVVITGVGVLAPGGIGAKNFWSLLSEGRTATRGITFFDPSSFRSRIAAEVDFDPELHGLTPQEIRRMDRAAQFGVVTAREALADSGLDLAGFDPHRTGVTIGSAVGATTALDNEYRVVSNDGRLDLVDHTYAPQHLYNHFVPSSFSAEVAWAVGAEGPATVVSTGCTSGLDSVGHAVELIREGTADVMIAGATDAPISPITMACFDAIKATTPRNDDPEHASRPFDSTRNGFVLGEGSAVFVLEELENAKKRGAHIYAEIAGYASRCNAFHMTGLRPDGREMAEAIRVALEESRMNPEQIDYINAHGSGTKQNDRHETAAFKLSLGDHAYRTPVSSIKSMVGHSLGAIGSIEIAASVLAMEHNVVPPTANLHTPDPECDLDYVPLVARDHRTDAVLTVGSGFGGFQSAMVLARPERSAS
- a CDS encoding FAD-dependent monooxygenase, which encodes MDAAVIVVGAGPAGLTLAGELRLAGVEVIVLERLAQRTGESRGLGFTARTMEMFDQRGILPRFGDVETSNQGHFGGIPVDFAVLEGALQAAKTVPQSVTETHLEAWAVSLGADLRRGHEVLSIDDDGDGVSVAVRGPEGEQTLRASYLVGCDGGRSTVRKAVGFDFPGTPATMEMFLADLKGIELEPRMIGETLPGGMVMVGPLPDGITRIIVCERGTPPQRRTGPPQWQEVADAWKRLTGDDISHAEPVWVSSFGDATRQVTEYRRGRVLLAGDSAHIHLPAGGQGMNTSIQDSVNLGWKLAAVVNGWAPQGLLDTYHSERHAVGKRLLMNTRAQGLLFLSGPEVQPLRDVLRELTGYEDVAKHLAAMVSGLEISYDVGSGSHPLLGKRMPQVELTIGQRQKPVRELLHSARGVLLDFEDNARLRARAAGWADRVDIVTAEPGELTGASGLRGTSAVLIRPDGYVAWAAPGSHHDLPMALERWFGKPLAV
- a CDS encoding SCO6745 family protein — translated: MTSYARRCAQAINALHSIPYFTADLGNELAQFDVTDPSSIYLASRASPLGRVDAPVVTAVFNAFAPGYIAQRVPALWDQVSPERAVLARQSAAGTALERLLGADTVESPELAHAAKLAAEAAAGCAFPGRPLYAANAALEQPETPHIALWHAATMLREHRGDGHIAVLGYFELTGVEALVIDCASKHGMAKEIVMPQRGWVEADWSAARERLLARDLVDADGALTARGAALRDEVERETDRLDRAPYAALSGTDVETLATYVHGLVNTAARSGAFIPQLLDFFAPDTDTWNKR
- a CDS encoding TetR/AcrR family transcriptional regulator, whose translation is MATTQATIARPTAGPAEERRAVVAAARTVFAREGWTHTTVEIVAEEAGLEPGAVEHFFKDKEQLLLSVLLDSAASVAAALTVIAEDHLGEVSDLEQDLTALGRAWLSPLADFPEHFAIVRHLGAEITRLPGGVLEMWQTSGPRQAQRELARRLERLGDAGLLDIPDSGHAAGRFIQLVAGGAVQASFHGALPLPDFETDALITSGVADFIRLFSPAATR
- a CDS encoding acetyl/propionyl/methylcrotonyl-CoA carboxylase subunit alpha, producing MRKVLIANRGEIAVRVARACRDAGIASVAVYADPDRDALHVRAADEAFALGGDTPAASYLDISKVLQAAADSGADAIHPGYGFLSENAEFAQAVIDAGLTWIGPPPQAIRDLGDKVAARHIALRAGAPLVAGTPDPVSGADEVVTFAKEHGLPIAIKAAFGGGGRGLKVARTLEEVPELYDSAVREAVAAFGRGECFVEQYLDKPRHVETQCLADSHGNVVVVSTRDCSLQRRHQKLVEEAPAPYLNEAQNAELYAASKAILKEAGYVGAGTVEFLVSADGLISFLEVNTRLQVEHPVTEEVAGIDLVREMFRIADGEELGYGDPVLRGHSIEFRINGEDPGRGFLPAPGTVTKFNGPSGPGVRLDAGVETGSVIGPAWDSLLAKLIITGATREQALQRAARALAEFEIEGMATAIPFHRAVVTDPAFAPAEGPFTVHTRWIETEFVNEIPAFAAPAVDDTEDDIEDEPGRETVVVEVGGKRLEVSLPSSLGMTLARTAAAGGAKPKRRAAKKSGPAASGDTLASPMQGTIVKVAVEEGQRVEEGELIVVLEAMKMEQPLNAHRSGTIVGLTAEVGASLTSGATICEIKN
- a CDS encoding TcmI family type II polyketide cyclase — protein: MHSTLIVARMDVESSVEVAKLFGEFDQSEMPHRMGTRRRQLFSYNGLYFHLQDFDTDNGGELIEEAKTDPRFVQISQDLKPFIEAYDPLTWRSPADAMATRFYDWTASK